A single Marinitoga aeolica DNA region contains:
- a CDS encoding autotransporter outer membrane beta-barrel domain-containing protein, giving the protein MKKAIIIGIAILLLLSLSSCVKSIKVKTKPKIGVPVAATTVALNNFVNIEDSIKSALPDAKVESVNGIQTIKYATGLNLDLSQSFEKIDAFSTSVSQNISVPDIGNIDPVTVDVPNINDIPAITVDVPSFDFNPQNITVNVPQIDPAPVSPNITIGELDVASAGVDLPAVDLSIPVAGDTGDGSITSTTLNANDSFSTLTFSTGSLTLDVVNNDDTATVKVDGIIENANNGNLVSNVLTLNPNSTGTLTFDLTNKSISDGATITLRATITNTSSTRIGTYSLQANNLQFSNGTKIKAAEGITFNTSKSITETIDPNMGSTEFSTVTIDGTFNVNIQLPSEWTNVKTEFEATVTYNFGSENIVLVNDTFNSSKDLTFNGKELPPNGSFEFTIDSTFTNNDGSKANIDFTKSPTITVTPDIKIMKIDGVGINNTQNMNLPDNIKHVILSGGKISIDITDTNVSSIVANFTYFDGTEDKTKEFAVENNKAVLDMDGIKLTGENTKDATIMVKNISLDFGNNGLSNSELSANVVLDEPSIKEVKLSLTTKQKIDIPDEIEEVKFMSGSLTSGLSNGSISSVAGNLETGYEDISLTTDNGTLTVNLANKLLSGTKDATLNISEMLIDFSSNPLSFGNQLSVSSSLNDLKISEATITTNLSQSINIPNTIKKVIFGSGSIEVNVDNVQFTSFDGTLTYESTDTSFAVSPEGSAVIDLTNLQLGFPSAEVTIDKIGLKSTNGISLGSSLNANINLVNPKIKYAEISPDSDLKVTNSQVVEFPPEAKDFLNSVTFTGTSNIRIEWNNELPVVVNVNLSVPELTINESFPMSGENYHEVALANKTIDLDTPMHFDFEASPANYDDTNNILKIDISDPNNYLSLGSEYTLAATISLDYELDASIKPFSQEIIPQSDPLNFEIPISDDTTLTLNDIEINGFIAKIVGTIPSGLVNSNNKITLYATYTMNNTEKSTNVEILLDNEHIEKDISEFLKEILKGKDVYMSMKSNNITASLNDLSNFIFDFKIDLTIPLSFDLTKNENLNIMNIKGEADILGREPGSNETDLPIDLVIGEEGKLILHLNYNNTSGLKPGLKITGRNSSNPTLYERDIILQDGKHDVNIIFDKSDIDKIMNNNPYYLDFDAYIPANTNQSFRTNGQISINAWVEVVTDVNVDLLGRGE; this is encoded by the coding sequence ATGAAAAAAGCGATTATTATTGGTATTGCTATTTTATTATTATTATCATTGTCATCGTGTGTAAAAAGTATAAAAGTAAAAACAAAACCAAAGATAGGGGTTCCAGTTGCAGCTACAACAGTAGCTTTAAATAATTTTGTTAATATTGAAGATAGTATAAAAAGTGCATTACCTGATGCAAAAGTTGAAAGTGTAAATGGTATTCAAACAATTAAATATGCAACAGGATTAAATTTGGATTTAAGTCAATCATTTGAAAAAATTGATGCTTTTAGTACTTCGGTAAGTCAAAATATTTCTGTCCCAGATATAGGAAATATTGATCCTGTTACAGTAGACGTTCCAAATATTAATGATATTCCAGCAATTACAGTAGATGTTCCTTCATTTGATTTTAATCCGCAAAATATTACAGTAAATGTCCCTCAGATTGATCCTGCTCCTGTTTCTCCTAATATTACAATAGGGGAATTAGATGTTGCTTCAGCTGGAGTAGATTTACCAGCAGTTGATCTTTCTATACCTGTTGCTGGAGATACTGGTGATGGTTCAATAACTTCTACGACATTAAACGCTAATGATTCATTTTCAACTCTCACATTTTCAACAGGTTCTTTAACTTTAGATGTTGTAAATAATGATGATACAGCTACAGTAAAAGTGGATGGAATTATTGAAAATGCTAATAATGGCAATTTAGTAAGTAATGTTTTAACTCTTAATCCTAATTCAACTGGGACTTTAACTTTTGATCTAACAAATAAAAGCATTTCTGATGGGGCTACTATAACTTTGAGAGCCACTATAACAAATACATCCTCAACAAGGATAGGGACTTATTCATTACAGGCTAACAATTTGCAATTCTCAAATGGAACAAAAATTAAAGCAGCTGAAGGGATTACATTTAATACATCAAAAAGTATAACTGAAACTATAGATCCAAATATGGGAAGTACGGAGTTTTCGACAGTTACAATTGATGGAACTTTTAACGTAAATATACAATTACCATCAGAATGGACAAATGTAAAAACAGAATTTGAAGCTACAGTCACATATAATTTTGGAAGTGAAAATATTGTTCTCGTTAATGATACTTTTAATTCTTCTAAAGATTTAACTTTTAATGGAAAAGAATTACCACCAAATGGAAGTTTTGAATTTACAATAGACTCAACATTTACAAATAATGATGGGTCTAAAGCAAATATAGATTTTACAAAATCCCCAACAATAACAGTTACACCAGATATAAAAATTATGAAAATAGATGGTGTGGGTATAAATAATACACAAAATATGAATCTACCTGATAACATAAAACATGTAATTTTAAGTGGTGGAAAGATTTCAATTGATATTACAGATACTAATGTTAGTTCTATAGTTGCTAATTTCACATATTTTGATGGAACAGAAGATAAAACAAAAGAATTTGCAGTTGAGAATAATAAAGCAGTTTTAGATATGGATGGTATTAAATTAACAGGTGAAAATACAAAAGATGCAACAATTATGGTAAAAAATATATCATTAGATTTTGGAAATAATGGTTTAAGTAATTCTGAGTTAAGTGCAAATGTAGTTTTAGACGAGCCAAGTATAAAAGAGGTTAAATTAAGTCTTACAACTAAACAAAAAATAGACATTCCTGATGAGATAGAAGAAGTTAAATTTATGTCAGGTAGTTTAACTTCAGGTTTAAGTAATGGAAGTATTTCAAGTGTTGCAGGTAATTTAGAAACAGGATACGAAGATATATCATTAACTACAGATAATGGAACTTTAACTGTAAATTTGGCTAATAAATTATTATCAGGAACAAAAGATGCAACATTAAATATCAGTGAAATGCTGATAGATTTTTCATCTAATCCATTGAGTTTTGGAAATCAATTATCTGTTTCATCTTCTTTAAATGATTTAAAAATATCAGAGGCTACTATAACTACAAATTTAAGTCAATCAATAAATATTCCAAATACTATAAAAAAAGTTATTTTTGGTTCTGGAAGTATAGAAGTTAATGTTGACAATGTTCAATTCACAAGTTTTGATGGCACATTAACCTATGAATCTACAGATACATCATTTGCAGTTTCTCCAGAAGGTAGCGCTGTTATAGATTTAACAAATCTTCAATTAGGTTTTCCTTCTGCAGAAGTAACCATAGATAAAATAGGATTAAAATCTACAAATGGAATAAGTTTAGGAAGTTCTTTAAATGCAAATATAAACTTAGTTAATCCAAAGATAAAATATGCAGAAATATCTCCAGATAGCGATTTAAAGGTAACAAATTCTCAAGTAGTCGAATTTCCACCAGAAGCAAAAGACTTTTTAAATTCTGTTACTTTTACAGGGACATCTAATATAAGAATTGAATGGAATAATGAATTACCTGTCGTAGTAAATGTTAATTTAAGTGTTCCAGAATTAACTATCAATGAATCTTTCCCAATGAGTGGAGAAAATTATCATGAAGTCGCCTTAGCAAATAAAACAATTGACTTAGATACTCCAATGCACTTTGATTTTGAGGCATCTCCAGCAAATTATGATGATACGAATAACATTCTAAAAATAGATATATCAGATCCTAATAATTATCTTTCATTAGGTAGTGAATACACGTTGGCAGCAACAATTTCTCTTGATTATGAATTAGATGCATCAATAAAACCATTTAGTCAGGAGATTATACCTCAAAGCGACCCGTTAAATTTTGAAATACCTATTTCAGATGATACTACATTAACATTAAATGATATAGAAATTAATGGTTTTATTGCTAAAATAGTCGGAACAATACCTTCAGGATTAGTTAACTCAAATAATAAAATAACATTATATGCAACATACACTATGAATAATACAGAAAAATCCACAAATGTAGAAATACTTCTTGACAATGAACATATTGAAAAAGATATATCAGAATTTTTGAAAGAAATTTTAAAAGGTAAAGATGTATATATGTCAATGAAATCAAATAATATAACAGCATCATTAAACGACTTAAGTAATTTTATATTTGACTTTAAAATTGATTTGACCATACCTCTCAGCTTTGATCTTACAAAAAATGAAAATCTAAATATTATGAACATTAAAGGTGAAGCGGATATATTAGGCAGGGAACCTGGTTCAAATGAAACAGATTTACCTATTGATTTAGTTATAGGTGAAGAGGGTAAATTGATTTTACATCTGAATTATAATAACACAAGCGGTTTAAAACCAGGATTAAAAATTACAGGAAGAAATTCATCTAATCCAACATTATATGAAAGAGATATAATCCTTCAAGATGGAAAACATGATGTAAATATAATATTTGATAAATCTGATATAGACAAAATAATGAATAATAATCCATATTATCTTGATTTTGATGCATATATTCCTGCAAATACAAATCAATCGTTTAGAACAAATGGTCAAATAAGTATAAATGCATGGGTTGAAGTAGTAACAGATGTGAATGTAGATCTTTTAGGGAGAGGTGAATAA
- a CDS encoding NUDIX hydrolase yields MNIEFIKKNFFNKTSRLVSDYKEFSVVVPLVKINNDIHILFEIRSQNLSQPGEVSFPGGAIEDGENHYLAGLRELNEEVGIEYKVVEKIAELDYFPTPFNFVIYPFLIYINDFDFKKVSINKDEVESIFTVPLSFFINNEPLKYKVNVKMEIPENYPYHLIPNGKNYNWRKGYYKTYFYIYENKIIWGLTARIIYDFIKQIRL; encoded by the coding sequence GTGAATATAGAATTTATTAAAAAAAATTTTTTTAATAAAACCTCTCGTCTTGTTTCTGATTATAAAGAGTTTTCTGTTGTTGTTCCATTAGTAAAAATAAATAATGATATACATATTTTATTTGAAATAAGATCTCAAAATTTAAGTCAACCAGGAGAAGTTAGTTTTCCTGGTGGAGCAATTGAAGATGGTGAAAATCATTACTTAGCAGGATTGAGAGAATTAAATGAGGAAGTTGGCATTGAATATAAAGTTGTGGAAAAGATTGCAGAATTAGATTATTTTCCTACCCCATTTAATTTTGTGATTTATCCTTTTTTAATATATATTAATGACTTTGATTTTAAAAAAGTTAGTATAAATAAGGACGAAGTTGAAAGTATTTTCACTGTTCCTTTATCATTTTTCATAAATAATGAACCTTTAAAATATAAAGTAAATGTAAAGATGGAAATACCTGAAAATTATCCATATCATTTAATTCCTAATGGGAAAAATTATAATTGGAGAAAAGGATATTACAAAACTTATTTTTATATATATGAAAATAAAATTATTTGGGGATTAACCGCAAGAATTATATATGATTTTATAAAACAAATCCGCCTTTGA
- a CDS encoding Glu/Leu/Phe/Val family dehydrogenase, which produces MSLFENALRQFDKACKVMDLDPNLQAVLSKPKRELTVNFPVKMDDGSIRVFTGHRVQHNIARGPAKGGIRYHPNVTLDEVRALAFWMTWKSAVADIPYGGGKGGVTVDPKELSDGELERLSRRFFSEIQVIIGEDRDIPAPDVNTNPQIMAWYMDTYSMNVGHSVLGIVTGKPLDIGGSKGRTEATGRGVRVCVEEATNYLRDKGKINKPNNQLTVAIHGFGNVGSYAALLTAEELGMKVVAFSDSSTGVYKEDGFTPDEIRDIMDYISARKARLIDYKDGNFKHITNDELLTLDVDILIPAAIENVITEKNAKDVRAKLIVEGANGPITPEADEILNEKGILIVPDFLANSGGVTVSYFEWVQGLQYYFWELEDVRNALHRKMKDAFWSTIRTMEKYNTDMRSAAYIIAIERVATATKLRGIYP; this is translated from the coding sequence ATGAGCTTATTCGAAAATGCATTGAGACAATTTGACAAAGCATGTAAAGTAATGGATTTAGACCCAAATTTACAGGCTGTATTATCAAAGCCAAAAAGAGAATTAACAGTTAATTTTCCAGTAAAAATGGATGATGGATCAATTAGAGTATTTACAGGACACAGAGTTCAACATAATATTGCTAGAGGACCTGCTAAGGGTGGAATCAGATACCATCCAAATGTTACACTTGATGAAGTTAGAGCATTAGCTTTCTGGATGACATGGAAATCTGCAGTTGCTGATATCCCATATGGTGGAGGTAAAGGTGGAGTTACTGTAGATCCTAAAGAATTATCAGATGGAGAATTAGAAAGATTATCAAGAAGATTTTTCTCTGAAATTCAAGTTATTATAGGTGAAGACAGAGATATTCCTGCACCAGATGTAAATACAAATCCACAAATAATGGCATGGTACATGGATACATATTCAATGAATGTTGGACACTCAGTTCTCGGTATAGTAACTGGAAAACCATTAGATATTGGAGGTTCTAAAGGAAGAACTGAAGCAACAGGTAGAGGAGTTAGAGTTTGTGTTGAAGAAGCAACAAACTATTTAAGAGATAAAGGAAAGATTAATAAACCAAATAATCAGTTAACAGTTGCTATTCACGGTTTTGGTAATGTTGGTTCTTATGCTGCATTATTAACAGCAGAAGAATTAGGAATGAAAGTTGTAGCATTTAGTGATAGTTCAACAGGTGTTTATAAGGAAGATGGATTTACACCAGATGAAATTAGAGATATTATGGATTACATTTCAGCAAGAAAGGCAAGATTAATTGATTACAAAGATGGTAACTTCAAACACATTACAAATGATGAATTATTAACTTTAGATGTTGATATCTTAATTCCTGCAGCTATTGAAAATGTTATTACAGAAAAAAATGCAAAAGATGTAAGGGCTAAATTAATCGTTGAAGGAGCTAACGGGCCTATTACTCCTGAAGCAGACGAAATTTTAAATGAAAAAGGCATTTTGATAGTTCCAGATTTCCTTGCAAATTCAGGTGGAGTTACTGTATCATACTTTGAATGGGTACAAGGATTACAATATTACTTCTGGGAATTAGAAGATGTTAGAAACGCATTACACAGAAAAATGAAAGATGCATTCTGGTCAACAATTAGAACAATGGAAAAATATAACACAGATATGAGATCAGCTGCTTATATAATCGCTATCGAAAGAGTTGCTACAGCTACAAAATTAAGAGGAATTTATCCATGA
- the ackA gene encoding acetate kinase translates to MKVLVINSGSSSIKYQLLDMTSEKVLSKGLVERIGINGSRIVHRVNGEKHILDHEIPDHEIGLKLVLDLLTDEKYGVLKNLSEIEAVGHRVVHGGERFASSVKITDEVLKTIETLSFLAPLHNPANIMGIKSAMKLLPGVPQVGVFDTAFHQKMPPKAYLYAIPYEYYEKYKIRRYGFHGTSHRYVSKRAAEILGKPYDQLKIITVHVGNGASIAAVKNGVSVDTSMGFTPLEGLVMGTRSGDIDPAIVEFLEKEEGLSAKEVVNILNKKSGVLGLTKGFSSDMRDIEDNAIEGDPVCRLAFDIYEYRIAKYIGAYAAAMNGVDAIVFTAGVGENSPIMREEIIENYLGYLGISVDKEANKVRGEEKIISTPDSKVTAMVVPTNEELMIARDTKEIIEKGLDELKL, encoded by the coding sequence ATGAAAGTACTTGTTATTAACTCTGGTAGCTCTTCTATTAAGTATCAATTATTAGACATGACATCTGAAAAAGTATTATCAAAAGGTTTAGTAGAAAGAATCGGAATTAACGGTTCAAGAATTGTTCATAGAGTAAACGGAGAAAAACATATTTTAGATCATGAAATTCCGGATCATGAAATAGGTTTAAAACTCGTGTTGGATTTATTAACAGATGAAAAATATGGAGTATTAAAAAATTTAAGTGAAATAGAAGCCGTAGGGCATAGAGTTGTTCATGGTGGTGAAAGATTCGCTTCTTCAGTTAAAATAACTGATGAAGTTTTAAAAACTATTGAAACATTATCTTTCTTAGCTCCTTTGCATAATCCTGCAAATATTATGGGAATCAAATCTGCAATGAAATTGTTACCGGGTGTTCCTCAAGTTGGTGTCTTTGATACAGCCTTTCATCAAAAAATGCCTCCAAAAGCTTATTTATATGCTATTCCATATGAATATTATGAAAAATATAAAATTAGAAGATATGGTTTCCATGGAACAAGTCACAGATATGTATCAAAAAGAGCTGCTGAAATTTTAGGTAAACCTTATGATCAATTAAAAATAATTACTGTACATGTAGGTAACGGCGCTTCTATTGCTGCAGTAAAAAACGGTGTTTCAGTTGATACATCTATGGGTTTCACTCCATTAGAAGGGTTAGTAATGGGAACAAGAAGTGGAGATATTGATCCAGCTATAGTTGAATTTTTAGAAAAAGAAGAAGGTTTATCCGCAAAAGAAGTAGTTAATATTTTAAATAAAAAAAGTGGTGTGTTAGGATTAACTAAAGGATTTAGCAGTGATATGAGAGATATTGAAGATAATGCTATTGAAGGAGATCCTGTATGTAGATTAGCTTTTGATATATACGAATATAGAATTGCAAAATATATTGGAGCATATGCAGCTGCTATGAATGGTGTTGATGCAATAGTATTTACAGCAGGTGTTGGAGAAAATTCACCTATAATGAGAGAAGAAATTATTGAAAATTATCTTGGGTACTTAGGAATTTCTGTAGATAAAGAAGCTAATAAAGTTAGAGGAGAAGAAAAAATAATATCAACTCCTGATTCAAAGGTAACTGCAATGGTTGTTCCTACAAATGAAGAATTGATGATTGCAAGAGATACTAAAGAAATCATTGAAAAAGGATTAGATGAACTAAAATTATAA
- a CDS encoding ABC transporter ATP-binding protein, which produces MIKTINLKKIYKNEEIEVHALKGINLEIKNGEMVSILGPSGSGKSTLLNCLSGIDKPTEGKVIINDIDITTLKDDDLTNFRAKNMGFIFQFFNLIPVLNAVENVELPLLILGYDEKKARELAEEMLIEVGLKDRMKSFPNMLSGGEAQRVSIARALVTKPKIIWADEPTGALDTKTGMSVMNLIRELNEKNNQTFVIVTHDPRITEYTQRILRMDSGFLTEYENLG; this is translated from the coding sequence ATGATAAAAACAATAAATTTAAAAAAGATTTATAAAAATGAAGAAATAGAAGTTCATGCATTAAAAGGAATAAATCTAGAAATAAAAAATGGAGAAATGGTTTCAATTTTGGGTCCATCGGGTTCTGGAAAGTCAACTCTTTTAAATTGCTTATCTGGAATAGACAAACCTACTGAAGGAAAAGTTATAATAAATGATATTGATATAACAACATTAAAAGATGATGATTTAACTAATTTTAGAGCAAAAAATATGGGTTTTATATTTCAATTTTTCAATCTAATTCCTGTTTTAAATGCTGTTGAAAATGTAGAATTACCTCTGCTTATATTAGGTTATGATGAAAAAAAAGCCAGAGAATTAGCAGAGGAAATGTTGATAGAAGTTGGATTAAAAGATAGAATGAAGAGTTTTCCAAATATGCTCAGCGGTGGAGAGGCTCAAAGAGTATCTATTGCCAGGGCCCTTGTAACAAAACCAAAAATTATCTGGGCAGATGAACCAACAGGTGCTCTTGATACAAAAACTGGTATGAGTGTAATGAATTTAATCAGAGAATTAAATGAAAAAAATAATCAAACATTCGTAATTGTTACACATGATCCACGAATAACTGAATACACCCAAAGAATTTTAAGGATGGATAGTGGCTTTTTAACAGAATACGAAAATTTGGGGTGA
- a CDS encoding ABC transporter permease produces MFMWIILIISILSIFYFFIKASFHKHVLKIAFRNIFRIKRESFLMILGSMVGTAFIIGSLGMNDSFKNYIYKSVDMFFGEIDEVINSKVSLDYNKIEPFIKELKEKDLIDGVIPIFFKLYPVTKKGNIQGLKISELAQASIVGMNYELTKSFGEEKINIPSEFFKLKNNEAIITKRLADRLKISEGDYIEIITGASPINILFPKRFKVIKIINSKGVLNYRGLDANNGIGTVFITLKAGQNMTKIPNNKYYQILISNKGDFIAGNKLTNTIKDLYTKYNIEGEFIPVKNNQIKAVDRGGVSYIFLALSLFAIISGGVLIINMYSMLVAERKKELGVLRAIGFKKKDIRNIIFYESIFYTIFSIPFGIFTGLLISRFTFSKVTTLFKSLSSFENIIGEIPLIDSYYISPNSIIIGIAVGILLPLTITFWYSHSIGKLNIVNAIKDLEEEKKKTKFEKYKYAIENSFAIIVFIIALFLKIDSLIILGVKSFLILISAIMITTFNLKYIEIFLLNIIRLKGKFVPILKIAFSYPMRNRKRTGAIITLYGMVIFIIVILTILPYIQQEQLKSSRDTLFAGFDGVVVEMPTNLFPVKIDEEEFKNVNGINSVGEFYFLKAKNEEKEDYALVFGSKEFFTQNKLKIKETIKEFKNLSNKEVWLKVYNNPEYAIIPERLTDPKYGYNFELGKTYTAYIPKQSFGPNQNETITGTITFKIVAITSKISESLAMGPVMSINNNNIEKYKKDAIHGFFFSMNSKFKQNIEKYLKSKNQFYIFVDDLLNLGLKASQGMVSIFNSFLYFGLMVGIIGIAITMMKSVNERRRVVGMLKAIGFTKNMVFLSFFIEATIIIILGIIIGVSSGTFTSYLIFTRLFADSGAVFKIPYGSLSLMSLTFYLISVIFIYLPSKAASKLSPNEAMRSLD; encoded by the coding sequence ATGTTTATGTGGATTATTTTAATTATTTCAATATTATCAATATTTTATTTTTTTATCAAAGCTTCTTTTCATAAACATGTTTTAAAAATTGCATTTAGAAATATTTTTAGAATAAAAAGAGAATCTTTTTTGATGATCCTTGGATCTATGGTTGGAACCGCTTTTATTATAGGTTCTCTTGGTATGAATGACTCCTTTAAAAATTATATTTACAAAAGTGTTGATATGTTTTTTGGAGAAATAGATGAGGTAATAAATTCAAAAGTGAGTTTAGATTATAATAAAATTGAGCCATTCATAAAAGAATTAAAAGAAAAAGATTTAATAGATGGGGTTATACCTATATTTTTTAAATTATACCCTGTAACCAAGAAAGGCAATATTCAGGGGTTAAAAATTTCCGAATTAGCTCAGGCAAGTATAGTTGGTATGAATTATGAATTAACAAAATCTTTTGGAGAAGAAAAAATAAATATTCCATCAGAATTTTTTAAATTGAAAAATAATGAAGCAATTATAACAAAAAGATTAGCAGACAGATTAAAAATATCTGAAGGAGATTATATAGAAATAATAACAGGAGCTTCTCCAATAAATATATTATTTCCAAAGAGATTTAAAGTCATAAAAATAATAAATTCTAAAGGTGTTTTAAATTATAGAGGATTAGACGCTAATAATGGAATTGGTACAGTATTCATTACATTAAAAGCTGGTCAAAATATGACTAAAATCCCAAACAATAAATATTATCAAATTTTAATTTCTAATAAAGGTGATTTTATTGCAGGTAATAAGTTAACTAATACAATAAAAGATTTATATACTAAATATAACATTGAAGGAGAATTTATCCCTGTAAAAAATAATCAAATTAAAGCAGTAGATAGAGGTGGAGTTTCATATATCTTCTTAGCTTTAAGTTTATTTGCTATAATTTCAGGTGGCGTATTGATTATTAATATGTACTCTATGCTAGTAGCAGAAAGGAAAAAAGAATTAGGAGTGTTAAGAGCAATAGGGTTTAAAAAGAAAGATATTAGAAATATCATTTTTTACGAAAGCATTTTTTATACTATTTTTTCAATTCCTTTTGGAATATTCACAGGTTTATTGATTTCAAGATTTACTTTTTCAAAAGTTACAACTTTATTTAAATCACTATCATCATTTGAAAATATAATAGGTGAAATACCATTAATTGACTCATATTATATTTCTCCAAATTCTATTATTATAGGTATAGCTGTAGGAATATTATTGCCATTAACAATAACATTTTGGTATTCACACTCAATAGGTAAATTAAATATAGTAAATGCCATAAAAGATTTAGAAGAAGAAAAAAAGAAAACTAAATTTGAAAAATATAAGTATGCAATCGAAAACAGCTTTGCTATTATAGTTTTTATTATTGCATTATTTTTAAAGATAGATAGTTTAATAATTTTAGGCGTAAAAAGCTTTTTAATATTGATTTCTGCAATTATGATAACTACTTTTAACCTAAAATATATTGAAATATTCCTATTAAATATTATAAGACTTAAGGGAAAGTTCGTTCCTATATTAAAAATAGCATTTTCTTATCCTATGAGAAACAGAAAAAGAACAGGGGCTATTATTACACTATACGGAATGGTCATATTTATTATTGTTATTTTAACAATACTTCCATATATACAGCAAGAACAATTAAAAAGCTCAAGAGATACATTATTTGCTGGCTTCGATGGAGTAGTTGTTGAAATGCCAACTAATTTATTTCCTGTTAAAATAGATGAAGAAGAATTTAAAAATGTTAATGGAATTAATAGTGTTGGAGAATTTTATTTTTTAAAAGCAAAAAATGAAGAAAAAGAAGACTATGCTTTAGTGTTTGGATCAAAAGAATTTTTCACACAAAACAAATTAAAAATAAAAGAAACTATAAAAGAATTTAAGAATTTATCTAATAAAGAGGTTTGGTTAAAAGTATATAACAATCCAGAATATGCTATTATTCCTGAGCGTTTAACAGATCCAAAATATGGTTATAATTTTGAATTGGGTAAAACGTATACTGCCTATATCCCTAAACAATCATTTGGCCCTAATCAAAATGAGACAATAACTGGTACAATTACATTTAAAATAGTGGCTATTACTTCAAAAATAAGTGAATCTTTAGCAATGGGTCCAGTTATGAGTATAAATAATAATAATATAGAAAAATATAAAAAAGATGCTATACATGGTTTTTTCTTTTCTATGAATTCAAAATTTAAACAAAATATAGAAAAATACTTAAAAAGTAAAAATCAATTTTATATATTTGTAGATGATTTACTCAATTTAGGATTAAAAGCCTCTCAAGGGATGGTGAGTATATTCAATTCATTTTTATACTTTGGATTGATGGTAGGAATAATAGGTATTGCAATAACAATGATGAAATCGGTAAATGAAAGAAGAAGAGTTGTTGGAATGCTAAAAGCTATAGGTTTTACAAAAAATATGGTATTTTTATCTTTCTTTATAGAAGCGACAATAATTATTATATTAGGAATAATTATTGGAGTATCATCTGGAACTTTTACAAGTTATTTGATTTTTACAAGATTATTTGCTGATAGTGGTGCTGTTTTTAAAATTCCATATGGAAGCTTATCTTTAATGTCTCTCACGTTTTATTTGATTTCTGTAATATTTATTTATCTTCCGTCAAAAGCCGCTTCCAAACTATCCCCAAATGAAGCAATGAGGTCATTAGATTAA
- a CDS encoding ABC transporter permease, which yields MLLKKELKFNYKPFLIWTIVLLFFSGMIAPFVDVIMEDAASLQDFIKSMPKFMLKLFNINENFITPEGFFSAKVMIMAEIFAAIFAVTLAANIFVGEFESKTIEYILTKPYSRNKIFMKKAYTLFIYYTLFALIFCISVLWLFSIYVHYDYNSSILAGFALYLYVIEILFGALTILFSVIFQNSFTTISTTMGIFLIMFVADMLGNVDEKYEWIRNLTLFKYIPLGNTVKYSKVYIGNSILFIMLGVIITIIAGKIFEKEDILI from the coding sequence ATGTTATTAAAAAAAGAATTAAAATTTAATTATAAACCATTTTTAATATGGACTATTGTATTGTTATTTTTTTCTGGTATGATTGCTCCTTTTGTGGATGTGATTATGGAAGATGCTGCATCTTTACAAGATTTTATTAAATCAATGCCAAAATTCATGTTAAAACTTTTCAATATTAATGAGAATTTTATTACTCCTGAAGGCTTTTTTAGTGCAAAAGTTATGATAATGGCTGAAATTTTTGCGGCAATTTTTGCTGTGACTTTGGCTGCTAATATTTTTGTTGGAGAATTTGAATCAAAAACTATAGAATATATTTTAACAAAACCATATTCAAGAAATAAAATATTCATGAAAAAAGCTTATACGCTCTTTATATATTACACATTATTTGCTTTAATATTTTGTATATCTGTATTATGGCTATTTAGTATATATGTTCATTATGATTATAATTCGTCTATATTAGCCGGTTTTGCATTATATTTGTATGTTATAGAAATTCTTTTTGGAGCTTTAACGATATTGTTTTCTGTTATTTTCCAAAATTCTTTTACAACAATATCGACTACAATGGGTATTTTTTTAATAATGTTTGTTGCCGATATGTTAGGAAATGTTGATGAAAAGTATGAATGGATAAGAAATTTAACATTGTTTAAATACATTCCTTTAGGTAATACTGTTAAATACTCTAAAGTTTATATAGGAAATTCTATACTTTTTATTATGTTAGGAGTCATAATAACAATTATTGCAGGAAAAATTTTTGAAAAAGAGGATATATTAATTTAG